A genomic segment from uncultured Desulfuromonas sp. encodes:
- a CDS encoding chemotaxis protein CheX: MDLEQMTIDSTQEVFETMIMLEVTPQPALPVLVSNFTDSVSGMVGLAGGCKGMVAIHAPDDVAMDITGRFLGMDVDEINDDVTDAFGELANMLAGNIKMVLDESGKDITLSVPSYVYGADYHVECTAEADWVMIPFESDSGEFLVQLQIEKS, encoded by the coding sequence TTGGATTTAGAACAGATGACCATTGATTCCACGCAGGAAGTGTTTGAAACGATGATTATGCTGGAAGTGACGCCTCAGCCTGCTCTACCGGTGTTGGTCAGTAACTTCACCGATTCTGTTTCCGGAATGGTCGGTTTGGCCGGAGGGTGCAAGGGGATGGTTGCCATTCATGCACCGGATGATGTGGCCATGGATATCACCGGTCGGTTTCTCGGCATGGACGTTGATGAGATCAATGACGATGTGACCGATGCTTTTGGCGAGTTGGCCAATATGTTGGCCGGTAATATTAAAATGGTCCTCGACGAATCCGGCAAAGATATTACGTTGTCGGTTCCGTCCTATGTGTATGGTGCCGATTACCATGTCGAGTGTACTGCCGAGGCGGATTGGGTGATGATCCCGTTTGAATCGGATTCTGGTGAGTTTTTGGTACAGCTGCAAATTGAAAAAAGCTGA
- a CDS encoding insulinase family protein, translated as MTERKNGSPIPSTFSLVGQTELPELNATLIRLRHITTGARLVHIECEDTNNLFGVAFKTPPSDSTGIAHILEHTTLCGSKNYPVRDPFFTMLKRSLNTFMNAFTASDWTCYPFSSQNHKDFYNLLDIYLDAAFFPMLRERDFAQEGHRLEFAQSDDPSSALTFKGVVFNEMKGAMADPSSLLSRRMTRHLYPTTCYHHNSGGEPENIPDLTWQQLRDFHAEFYHPSNACFFTYGNFPLVDHLEVFEQKVLSQFNARDVHSEVPEEQRFKAPVSVQEPFPIDAQEELTDKSMVHLSWLCCDISDSFQRLSLTLLSQLLLGNPAAPLYKALLDSGLGSNLTPGCGYHDDYRSTCFAVGLQGTNEDKAEQIEKLVLDTLTDIADTGFSRERIDAAIHRLELANREVSGDSYPYAITLMLRILGPWLHCDDPVSPLQLDDNLSLLRSKLDEGPFFENLIRTWLLNNPHRVNLCLYPDPQLSKKMEQEEQQRLEQINTTLTDTDRQHLIEQAQLLQQAQEEKEDLSCLPTLELEDIDPQEPEIPSETLQLGDHNVMFYPQPTNGLAYFNLYFPISGLDATLRPYLPLFCSLLTQVGAGQYSYVEMAGRVEAGTGGIRASIDILDDLTSLDAYQPLLRLRGKALVRNVDKLSDILADVATSADFTDLDRLATVIGQVKSSWENAIPGSGHSYAARAAAGHLTPAGQCREQWSGLTQLRQIKEIAKLAPSQLDDLSQKLTAIAAQLLTADSVRAAFTAEPGDLTAGQDAMHQLLDKLPAQNRQQTFIETPTFEAKSVQLGWATSIPVSYVTRVFRTVPLTHPDAAPLKILAALLKANFLHREIREKGGAYGGMANSSSESGLFSMLSYRDPQLTRTLDVYEQAVQWVQQGDFDQEKIKEAVLAVFSGIDRPLSPGSLGAHEFANYLQGMTLEIRQQFRERLLAVTKEQLIDVARTYLADKLSESPISILSNEETLSKANDRLSTLEIVRL; from the coding sequence ATGACTGAACGTAAAAACGGATCCCCCATCCCATCAACATTCTCTCTGGTTGGCCAGACAGAGTTACCGGAACTGAATGCAACGCTGATTCGATTGCGTCACATCACAACCGGAGCGCGACTGGTTCATATTGAATGTGAGGATACCAACAACCTGTTTGGCGTCGCATTCAAGACGCCCCCTTCGGATTCAACGGGAATTGCCCACATCCTCGAGCATACGACCCTGTGCGGTTCAAAAAATTACCCGGTACGTGACCCCTTTTTCACCATGCTTAAACGCAGTCTCAACACGTTTATGAATGCGTTTACCGCCAGCGACTGGACCTGCTACCCATTTTCCAGCCAGAACCATAAAGATTTTTATAATCTGCTCGACATCTATCTGGATGCGGCGTTCTTCCCCATGCTGCGAGAACGTGATTTTGCTCAAGAGGGACATCGTTTGGAATTCGCCCAAAGTGACGATCCGTCATCTGCCCTCACCTTCAAAGGCGTTGTGTTCAATGAGATGAAGGGCGCCATGGCTGATCCGTCATCTCTGCTGTCACGGCGCATGACCCGGCATCTTTATCCGACCACCTGCTACCACCACAACTCCGGTGGTGAGCCTGAAAATATTCCTGATCTGACCTGGCAACAGCTGCGCGATTTTCACGCCGAGTTCTATCATCCCAGCAATGCCTGCTTTTTTACCTACGGCAATTTTCCTCTGGTGGATCACCTTGAAGTCTTTGAACAGAAAGTTCTCAGCCAATTTAACGCGCGCGACGTTCATAGTGAGGTGCCGGAAGAACAACGCTTCAAGGCGCCGGTCAGTGTCCAGGAACCATTTCCCATTGATGCACAGGAAGAACTGACAGACAAAAGCATGGTTCACCTCAGCTGGCTGTGCTGTGATATTTCCGACAGTTTTCAGCGCCTCAGCCTCACCCTGCTCTCCCAGTTGTTACTCGGCAACCCGGCAGCACCGCTTTACAAAGCGTTGCTTGATTCAGGCCTTGGCAGCAATCTGACACCCGGCTGTGGTTACCATGATGATTATCGCTCAACCTGTTTTGCCGTTGGTCTGCAAGGGACCAATGAGGACAAGGCAGAGCAGATCGAAAAACTTGTTCTGGACACCCTGACCGATATTGCGGATACCGGTTTCAGTCGCGAGCGGATCGACGCTGCGATTCACCGCTTGGAGTTGGCCAACCGCGAGGTCAGTGGCGACAGCTATCCGTATGCCATCACCCTCATGCTACGCATTCTCGGCCCCTGGTTGCATTGTGACGATCCGGTTTCTCCCCTGCAATTGGATGACAATCTGTCGCTGTTGCGCAGCAAACTTGATGAAGGGCCCTTTTTCGAAAACCTGATCCGTACCTGGCTGCTCAACAACCCCCACCGGGTCAACCTGTGTCTTTATCCGGATCCTCAGCTGTCCAAAAAAATGGAACAGGAAGAACAACAGAGGTTGGAGCAAATCAATACCACCCTCACTGACACAGACCGTCAACACCTCATTGAACAGGCGCAACTGCTGCAACAAGCCCAAGAGGAGAAAGAGGATCTCAGTTGTCTACCGACACTTGAGCTTGAAGATATTGACCCTCAGGAACCTGAAATTCCCAGTGAAACGCTGCAACTGGGCGACCATAACGTCATGTTTTACCCCCAGCCCACCAATGGGCTGGCCTATTTCAACCTCTATTTTCCGATCAGTGGCCTTGACGCAACGCTGCGCCCCTACCTGCCGCTGTTCTGCAGTCTTCTGACCCAAGTGGGTGCCGGACAGTACAGTTACGTAGAAATGGCTGGCCGTGTCGAGGCCGGTACCGGAGGCATCCGCGCCAGTATTGACATCCTCGACGACCTTACATCACTGGATGCCTATCAGCCGCTGTTACGTCTGCGGGGTAAAGCTCTGGTTCGTAACGTCGATAAGCTGTCCGACATTCTGGCGGATGTCGCCACCAGCGCCGACTTTACCGATCTGGACCGACTGGCCACCGTCATCGGCCAGGTTAAATCGTCCTGGGAGAATGCCATCCCCGGCTCAGGCCACAGCTATGCCGCCCGTGCTGCGGCAGGTCACCTGACACCAGCAGGGCAGTGCCGTGAACAATGGTCCGGATTGACCCAGCTGCGCCAGATCAAAGAAATTGCCAAACTGGCGCCATCACAATTGGACGATCTGTCCCAAAAATTAACCGCAATCGCTGCCCAACTGTTGACGGCAGATTCAGTGCGCGCGGCCTTTACGGCTGAGCCCGGAGATCTCACTGCCGGTCAAGATGCCATGCACCAATTGCTCGACAAACTCCCTGCTCAAAATCGACAACAGACGTTTATTGAAACACCGACGTTTGAGGCAAAGAGCGTTCAACTCGGTTGGGCGACATCCATCCCCGTCTCTTATGTCACACGTGTTTTCCGCACAGTGCCGCTGACTCACCCGGACGCGGCACCCCTGAAAATTCTTGCGGCATTGCTTAAAGCCAACTTCCTTCACCGCGAAATCCGTGAAAAAGGTGGTGCTTACGGCGGTATGGCCAACAGCAGTAGCGAATCAGGATTGTTCTCCATGCTTTCCTATCGTGACCCTCAACTGACACGGACGCTCGACGTCTACGAGCAGGCTGTGCAGTGGGTTCAGCAAGGTGACTTTGATCAGGAGAAAATCAAGGAGGCGGTTCTGGCCGTTTTTAGTGGCATTGACCGCCCATTATCGCCGGGAAGCCTTGGCGCCCATGAGTTTGCCAATTATCTGCAGGGGATGACATTGGAAATCCGCCAGCAATTCCGTGAGCGTCTTTTAGCTGTGACCAAAGAGCAGCTGATTGACGTCGCTCGCACCTATCTGGCCGACAAGCTATCCGAGAGCCCGATTTCGATTCTCTCCAACGAAGAAACTCTCAGTAAAGCCAACGATCGTCTCTCGACACTGGAGATCGTTCGTCTTTAA